In the Candidatus Caldatribacterium sp. genome, one interval contains:
- a CDS encoding MATE family efflux transporter, with translation MQQGRVTDFTQGSIPRHLIVFSIPMLIGNLLQTLYNTVDSIWVGRFLGPEALAAVSVSFPIVFLLVAFTIGLSMAASVMVAQYFGAKKEEEVRRTATASTALLTLLGLGLMVLGLFVHESLLHLIRTPSGIMELAASYLFFFLLGLPFMFLYNNIGSILRGVGDSKTPLVLLVYATILNIILDPLLILGVPPFPRLGVAGAAIATTVSQGFSAIWGTVILRRGGFFVFEKDYLVPCASFVRTLFRLGLPAGAQQTIVSLGHLTMMAIVNGFGKTVVAAFGAAARVDQFSFLPAMSFSIAISSLAGQNVGAQNFTRAREVARWGAIVAGGFALPISAFVFAFAPQLIRIFTTDPEVTRIGIEYLRIVSPSYVPFALMFAYNGFLRGAGDTFQTMVNTLLTLWLVRIPVAKLLSMTSLAERGIWMSFVAGPVAGYLIAYLYYLSGKWEAKSLIRKERESFQEAAC, from the coding sequence ATGCAACAGGGACGCGTTACCGATTTCACCCAGGGGAGCATTCCACGACACCTCATTGTCTTCTCCATACCCATGCTCATCGGGAACCTCCTCCAGACCCTCTACAACACCGTGGACAGCATCTGGGTTGGGCGCTTTCTGGGACCCGAGGCTCTTGCCGCGGTGTCGGTGAGCTTTCCCATTGTCTTTCTCCTTGTGGCCTTCACCATCGGCCTGAGCATGGCGGCAAGTGTCATGGTGGCCCAGTACTTTGGGGCAAAAAAGGAGGAGGAAGTCAGGCGGACGGCAACGGCCTCCACAGCCCTTTTGACCCTCCTTGGCCTTGGGCTCATGGTCCTTGGGCTTTTTGTCCATGAGAGCCTGCTCCACCTCATACGGACACCTTCGGGAATCATGGAGCTTGCGGCATCGTATCTCTTTTTCTTCCTCCTCGGGCTTCCCTTCATGTTCCTGTACAACAATATCGGGAGTATCCTGCGGGGAGTGGGGGATTCGAAGACTCCCCTTGTGCTTTTGGTGTACGCCACAATCCTCAACATTATCCTTGACCCCCTTCTTATTCTTGGCGTTCCTCCCTTTCCCCGCCTTGGGGTTGCCGGAGCAGCCATCGCGACAACGGTGAGCCAGGGGTTTTCAGCCATCTGGGGAACGGTTATCCTCAGGCGGGGTGGATTCTTCGTCTTCGAGAAGGACTACCTCGTTCCCTGTGCCTCCTTCGTGCGGACGCTCTTTCGCCTTGGGCTTCCTGCCGGAGCGCAGCAGACCATCGTGTCCTTAGGGCACCTCACCATGATGGCCATTGTGAACGGTTTTGGAAAGACTGTGGTTGCCGCCTTTGGGGCAGCTGCACGGGTGGATCAGTTCTCCTTTCTGCCTGCCATGAGCTTCAGCATTGCCATATCCTCCCTTGCAGGACAAAACGTGGGAGCCCAGAACTTCACCCGGGCGAGAGAAGTGGCCCGCTGGGGAGCGATTGTGGCCGGAGGTTTTGCGCTGCCCATCTCAGCCTTTGTTTTTGCCTTTGCCCCACAGCTTATCCGAATCTTCACCACCGATCCTGAGGTTACCCGCATCGGAATAGAGTACCTCCGTATCGTGAGTCCTTCCTACGTTCCCTTTGCCCTCATGTTCGCGTACAACGGCTTCCTCCGGGGAGCCGGGGACACCTTCCAGACCATGGTGAACACCCTCCTTACCCTTTGGCTTGTGCGTATCCCGGTGGCAAAGCTCCTCTCCATGACTTCCTTGGCGGAGCGGGGCATATGGATGAGCTTCGTCGCCGGACCGGTGGCCGGCTACCTCATTGCCTATCTTTACTACCTCAGCGGGAAGTGGGAGGCGAAATCCCTCATTCGGAAAGAGCGAGAATCCTTTCAAGAAGCGGCATGTTGA
- a CDS encoding cobyric acid synthase — MRRLLAVQGTASGVGKSLIAAGLLRYFARKGLRVAPFKAVNMSLHSGVTPLGEEMARSQILGAQAAGIPPDSRMNPILLKPEGGSVQVVLRGKVSGRFPSFSPFPREVFWRAIVESLESLLAEYNFVIVEGMGSPAEINLRERDLANMSLARSFGIPVLLVGDIERGGVFAALYGTWALCGEDRKLIRGFVINKLWGDSEVLRPGIRELEELTGVPVLGVLPHFPWSLDDEDSALFTFRPRVLSSCALRVGVLRLPHASNLTDFRPLELEDDVDISFVSLKGRFDDFDLLILPGTKSTLADLAAAWEVSLGERLKAFVAKGGVVLGVCGGFQMLGEVLQDPHGVEGGGEMQGLGLLPAVTVFAREKRLSLASGYAPLFGERVEGYEIHHGRSFKTAPCEAFFVLDGGEPEGMVRDGCIFGTYLHGLFDEGRFRRAFLNYVRALRGLPPYAQESLSWREFVDRELDRLAGFLSCHLNMPLLERILALSE; from the coding sequence ATGCGACGCCTTCTTGCGGTTCAGGGAACGGCCTCAGGAGTGGGGAAGAGCCTCATTGCCGCAGGACTCTTGCGCTACTTTGCCCGGAAGGGGCTTCGGGTTGCCCCCTTCAAGGCGGTGAACATGTCCCTGCACTCGGGCGTCACCCCCCTGGGGGAGGAGATGGCCCGCTCGCAGATTCTTGGAGCCCAGGCGGCGGGGATTCCTCCTGACTCCCGGATGAATCCGATTCTCTTGAAGCCCGAGGGCGGAAGCGTTCAGGTGGTCCTTCGGGGGAAGGTCTCTGGCCGGTTCCCCTCCTTTTCCCCCTTCCCCCGGGAGGTCTTCTGGCGGGCGATTGTGGAAAGCCTTGAGTCCCTCCTTGCCGAGTACAACTTTGTCATCGTCGAGGGGATGGGAAGCCCTGCCGAGATTAACCTGAGGGAACGGGACCTCGCCAACATGTCCCTTGCCCGGAGTTTTGGGATTCCTGTGCTCCTTGTGGGGGATATCGAGCGGGGTGGAGTCTTTGCCGCCCTCTACGGGACCTGGGCTCTCTGCGGGGAGGACAGAAAGCTCATCCGGGGGTTTGTCATCAACAAGCTCTGGGGGGATTCGGAGGTTCTCAGGCCGGGGATTCGAGAACTCGAGGAACTCACCGGTGTCCCGGTCCTGGGGGTTTTGCCGCACTTTCCCTGGTCTTTGGATGACGAGGACAGTGCCCTTTTTACGTTTCGGCCCCGGGTGCTCTCCTCTTGTGCCCTCCGGGTAGGGGTCCTGCGCCTTCCCCATGCCTCGAATCTTACCGATTTCAGGCCCCTTGAGCTTGAGGACGATGTGGATATCTCCTTCGTTTCCCTGAAAGGACGCTTCGACGATTTCGATCTTCTCATTCTTCCCGGGACAAAGAGTACTCTTGCGGACCTTGCCGCAGCCTGGGAGGTATCCCTTGGGGAGAGGCTCAAGGCATTTGTGGCAAAAGGTGGGGTTGTTCTTGGGGTTTGTGGGGGCTTCCAGATGCTTGGGGAGGTGCTCCAGGACCCCCACGGGGTGGAAGGGGGAGGGGAAATGCAGGGTCTTGGTCTTCTTCCAGCCGTTACGGTTTTTGCAAGAGAAAAGCGGCTCTCCCTTGCTTCAGGTTACGCTCCGCTTTTCGGCGAGAGGGTAGAGGGGTACGAAATCCACCACGGGAGGAGCTTCAAAACCGCCCCCTGCGAGGCGTTCTTCGTCCTTGACGGAGGGGAACCCGAGGGGATGGTGCGGGATGGTTGCATCTTCGGAACCTACCTCCATGGGCTCTTTGATGAGGGGAGGTTCCGCCGGGCGTTCCTCAACTACGTCAGGGCTCTTCGGGGCCTTCCACCGTACGCTCAGGAGAGCCTGTCCTGGCGGGAGTTCGTGGACAGGGAACTCGACCGCCTTGCGGGGTTCCTCTCCTGCCACCTCAACATGCCGCTTCTTGAAAGGATTCTCGCTCTTTCCGAATGA
- a CDS encoding MFS transporter — protein sequence MLSRRDYIFNFFVDSLDYAFFSLALSFGSVTTFLPLFAKRLGAGNIEIGLIPALAYLGWSLPALWGAKVSQRLSRKLPFILRVTLFERLPFFGIALVAAFYATSSPRLALYLVLLFLAVACSAMGFLGPIWTEMIGKVIHSSRWGLYFACGNGIGALMGIWGSQLAERLIASYPFAWNFALCFFLASLAMGVSYVFLSLTREEDGPVTDEGGSYLRSFSRIVREDPNFLLFLVARVFLALGVMGAAFYTVSVLGRFSIQDTFIARYNAVLLVSQALSNFFWGPLGDKRGHKLVLLCGTLAILLSNLWAILAPSPGHFFLAFGLLGLNYSAVSVGGVAILLDFAPPERRWLYLGWGSFFSGFPAFFAPILGGKLADLFGYTTVFWVSLLLNALGLALLLAVREPRAFENFAE from the coding sequence ATGCTTTCGCGGCGGGACTACATCTTCAACTTCTTCGTGGATTCCTTGGACTACGCCTTCTTCTCCCTTGCCCTGTCCTTTGGCTCAGTCACCACCTTCTTGCCCCTTTTTGCCAAGCGCCTTGGGGCAGGGAACATCGAAATCGGCCTCATCCCCGCTTTGGCTTACCTTGGCTGGTCTCTCCCTGCCCTGTGGGGCGCAAAGGTCTCCCAGAGGCTTTCGCGCAAACTCCCCTTCATCCTCCGGGTTACCCTCTTTGAGCGCCTGCCTTTTTTTGGGATTGCCCTTGTGGCGGCGTTTTACGCCACCTCTTCCCCGCGCCTTGCCCTGTACCTTGTCCTCCTTTTCCTTGCTGTGGCCTGCTCGGCCATGGGGTTTCTCGGTCCCATCTGGACGGAGATGATTGGCAAAGTCATCCATTCCTCCCGCTGGGGACTGTACTTTGCCTGCGGGAATGGCATCGGGGCCCTCATGGGCATCTGGGGCTCGCAGCTTGCGGAGCGCCTCATCGCCTCGTACCCCTTTGCCTGGAACTTTGCGCTGTGCTTCTTTCTCGCCTCTTTGGCCATGGGAGTATCGTACGTTTTCCTCTCCCTCACCCGGGAGGAAGACGGACCGGTAACGGATGAGGGAGGGAGCTACCTTCGCTCCTTTTCCCGCATCGTCCGTGAAGACCCAAACTTCCTTCTCTTTCTGGTAGCCCGGGTGTTCCTTGCCCTTGGGGTTATGGGGGCGGCGTTCTACACTGTTTCGGTGCTCGGACGGTTCTCCATTCAGGATACCTTCATTGCCCGCTACAACGCGGTGCTCCTTGTTTCCCAGGCGCTGTCGAACTTCTTCTGGGGGCCTCTGGGGGACAAAAGGGGGCACAAGCTCGTTTTGCTCTGCGGAACTTTAGCGATTCTCTTGAGCAACCTCTGGGCCATTCTTGCTCCCTCTCCCGGGCACTTCTTCCTTGCCTTTGGGCTCCTTGGCCTCAACTACAGTGCGGTGTCGGTGGGTGGAGTGGCGATTCTCCTTGACTTTGCCCCACCGGAGAGGCGGTGGCTTTACCTCGGGTGGGGGAGCTTCTTCTCCGGATTCCCCGCCTTCTTTGCCCCGATTCTTGGGGGGAAGCTTGCCGACCTTTTCGGGTACACCACGGTGTTCTGGGTTTCCCTTCTTCTGAACGCCCTGGGACTTGCGCTCCTTCTTGCGGTGAGGGAGCCCCGGGCTTTCGAGAACTTTGCGGAGTAG
- a CDS encoding ATP-dependent helicase — MGGGQVFRIDYDRELNDEQKAVVFADDGPMLVIAGAGSGKTRTVTYRVAYLVERGVPPESVLLATFTNKAAREMLHRVEDLLGVDLSRLWGGTFHHIGNLILRREARKIGYEPNYTILDREDQRDLLSVCLEGLGIDLTKRRFPSPEVLANIVTLSRNTLKSLEDILEEQYPQFLDWASHIVHLFTLYQERKRRLNVMDYDDLLVYVWELLRSDERIRRKYGELFRHILVDEYQDTNLLQAEIVDLLAEAHRNLLVVGDDAQSIYAFRGANFANILDFPKRYPDCRVFKLVVNYRSTPEILDLANEIISFNTRQFHKVLRPVRKRGEKPIVVALRDTLEQADFVATKILELRDQGYTLNDIAVLYRAHYQSMEIQMELTRRGIPFEVRSGIRFFEQAHIKDVVAHLRLIVNPYDEISWKRVLRLYPGIGRQITERVWQVVAEAEDPLFALERSDTLLALPSGARESVTRVRELLLRLEALERDPSLAIAAVLEGGYRDYLISRYPNAKDRLEDLEELSRFATRYSSLETFLSELALLGGMEGETIVAGGLKDERVVLSTIHQAKGLEWACVFLVFLCEGAFPSAQAVHLPEELEEERRLFYVACTRAKDHLFLCYPLLGERSRGKSLIRRPSRFLEELSPSLYERYRLQRRDR, encoded by the coding sequence ATAGGGGGAGGACAGGTGTTCCGTATCGACTACGATCGGGAGCTCAACGACGAACAGAAAGCGGTGGTCTTCGCCGACGACGGCCCGATGCTTGTCATTGCCGGAGCCGGAAGCGGGAAGACCCGCACCGTGACGTATCGGGTGGCCTATCTTGTAGAGAGGGGAGTGCCTCCTGAGTCGGTGCTCCTTGCCACCTTCACGAATAAAGCCGCCCGGGAAATGCTCCATCGGGTGGAGGACCTCCTTGGGGTGGACCTTTCCCGCCTTTGGGGTGGAACCTTCCACCACATCGGGAACCTCATTCTCCGCCGGGAGGCGCGGAAAATTGGGTACGAGCCGAACTACACCATCCTCGATCGGGAGGACCAGAGGGACCTCCTCTCGGTGTGCTTAGAGGGGCTCGGCATCGACCTCACCAAGAGGCGCTTCCCAAGCCCTGAGGTTCTCGCGAACATCGTAACCTTGAGCCGGAATACCCTCAAATCCCTTGAGGACATCCTTGAGGAGCAGTACCCCCAGTTCCTCGATTGGGCAAGCCACATCGTTCACCTTTTCACCCTCTACCAGGAGAGGAAGCGCCGCCTCAACGTCATGGACTATGATGATCTCCTCGTGTACGTGTGGGAGCTTTTGCGAAGCGATGAAAGGATAAGGCGAAAGTACGGGGAACTTTTCCGGCACATTCTCGTTGACGAGTACCAGGACACGAACCTCCTGCAGGCGGAAATTGTCGATCTCCTTGCTGAGGCGCACCGCAATCTCCTCGTTGTGGGGGACGATGCCCAGAGCATCTACGCCTTCCGGGGGGCGAACTTTGCCAACATCCTCGATTTCCCGAAGCGGTACCCGGATTGCCGGGTGTTCAAGCTCGTGGTGAACTACCGGAGCACTCCGGAAATTCTCGATCTCGCCAACGAAATCATCTCCTTCAACACCCGTCAGTTCCACAAGGTTCTGAGGCCGGTGCGGAAAAGGGGTGAAAAACCCATCGTGGTGGCCTTGCGGGATACCCTCGAGCAGGCCGATTTCGTGGCAACGAAAATTCTCGAGCTCCGGGACCAGGGGTACACCCTCAACGATATTGCCGTTCTCTACCGGGCGCACTACCAGAGCATGGAAATCCAGATGGAGCTCACCCGCCGGGGGATTCCCTTTGAGGTTCGCTCCGGAATTCGCTTTTTCGAGCAGGCGCACATCAAAGACGTTGTCGCCCACCTTCGCCTCATCGTGAACCCGTACGATGAGATTTCCTGGAAGCGGGTGCTCCGGCTGTACCCCGGAATCGGCCGCCAGATAACCGAGCGGGTCTGGCAGGTGGTGGCAGAGGCGGAGGACCCCCTTTTCGCCCTGGAGCGGTCCGATACACTTTTGGCTCTGCCCTCGGGGGCACGGGAGAGCGTGACTCGTGTTCGAGAGCTCCTCTTGCGCCTTGAGGCCCTCGAAAGAGACCCCTCCCTTGCCATCGCAGCTGTCCTTGAGGGGGGATACCGGGACTACCTCATAAGCCGCTACCCGAACGCCAAGGACCGCCTTGAGGACCTCGAGGAACTCTCCCGCTTTGCCACCCGGTACAGTTCTCTCGAGACTTTCCTGAGCGAGCTTGCCCTCCTTGGGGGCATGGAGGGAGAGACAATCGTTGCCGGAGGGCTCAAGGACGAGAGGGTCGTTCTTTCCACCATCCACCAGGCCAAGGGCCTTGAGTGGGCGTGCGTTTTCCTCGTCTTCCTCTGTGAAGGAGCTTTCCCCTCAGCACAGGCGGTGCATCTCCCGGAAGAGCTTGAGGAGGAGCGGCGGCTCTTCTACGTCGCCTGCACGAGGGCAAAAGACCACCTTTTCCTGTGCTATCCTCTCCTTGGGGAACGCTCAAGGGGGAAGTCCCTCATCCGCAGGCCCTCGCGCTTTCTGGAGGAACTCTCCCCCTCTCTCTACGAGCGGTACCGGCTCCAAAGAAGGGATCGGTAA
- a CDS encoding Hsp33 family molecular chaperone HslO, which produces MQEDYVLRVLVEGTQVLGYVASTARLVERARKLHRTTPVATAALGRALTLVGILGVTLKENQRVSLQVDCQGPLEGILVQGNAKGEVRGYVSQPWIILPSREKGKLNVEDAVGAGSKLLVVKDLGFGEPYLGSVTMPRGGIAYDLAYYFTTSEQLPSACSAGVYVGKRGKVLSAGGFIIHTPSGTSLDVIEILEENIARLGPVSHRLFAGETPEDITALLFARLPYRIVGKSSLRYRCRCSRRRARNVLLLLGEKEREEIFATQGRAEVRCAFCNRTYLFTPEDFAGKKR; this is translated from the coding sequence ATGCAGGAGGATTACGTTCTTCGGGTTCTCGTTGAGGGAACGCAGGTTCTTGGGTATGTCGCAAGCACCGCGCGCCTTGTGGAGCGGGCACGGAAGCTCCACCGCACAACCCCTGTGGCCACCGCGGCTTTGGGGAGGGCGCTGACTCTTGTGGGGATTCTCGGGGTAACCCTGAAAGAAAACCAGCGGGTTTCGCTTCAAGTTGATTGCCAGGGACCTCTTGAGGGCATCCTCGTGCAGGGGAATGCCAAAGGTGAAGTCCGGGGGTACGTTTCGCAGCCCTGGATTATCCTTCCCTCAAGGGAAAAGGGGAAGCTCAACGTGGAGGATGCGGTGGGGGCGGGCTCGAAGCTCCTTGTGGTGAAGGATTTGGGGTTTGGGGAGCCGTACCTTGGCAGCGTCACCATGCCCCGGGGAGGGATTGCCTACGATCTCGCCTACTACTTCACCACCTCTGAGCAGCTCCCTTCAGCCTGCAGCGCAGGGGTGTACGTGGGAAAGCGAGGTAAGGTTCTCTCTGCAGGAGGTTTCATCATCCACACCCCCTCGGGCACTTCCCTTGACGTCATCGAGATTTTGGAAGAGAATATTGCCCGTCTCGGTCCGGTGAGCCACCGGCTCTTTGCGGGGGAAACCCCGGAGGACATCACGGCTTTGCTCTTTGCTCGCCTCCCGTACCGAATCGTGGGGAAGAGCTCTCTGCGGTACCGATGCCGCTGTTCCCGGCGTCGGGCAAGGAACGTTCTTCTTCTCCTTGGAGAAAAGGAGCGGGAGGAAATCTTTGCGACCCAGGGGAGAGCCGAGGTGCGCTGTGCGTTCTGCAACCGGACGTACCTCTTCACGCCGGAGGATTTCGCCGGGAAAAAGCGATAG
- the udp gene encoding uridine phosphorylase: MYKAYHLGLSQDEVQGVPLALLPGAPERTEVLARAFGKAQVLAFHREFKSVLAEGKKGRILVVSTGIGGPSLSIAVEELARLGVQWFIRVGTCGAIQEGINVGDLVISEGAVRLDGASEHYAPLAYPAVADWETVGILKKACEEAGVPYHIGITCSSATFYPGQERYDTFSRYVPRSFQGSLREWQALRVLNYEMEVATLFVIARVFGLRAGAVCGVLVKRTEEEHVAEEKLAEVEERLARVAALAASRILEL; the protein is encoded by the coding sequence ATGTACAAGGCATACCACCTTGGGCTTTCGCAGGATGAGGTGCAAGGAGTGCCCCTGGCGCTCCTTCCCGGGGCTCCGGAGCGGACGGAGGTTCTTGCCCGGGCTTTCGGGAAAGCTCAGGTTCTGGCGTTCCATCGGGAGTTCAAGAGCGTCCTTGCCGAGGGGAAGAAAGGAAGGATTCTTGTGGTCTCAACCGGTATCGGCGGGCCGTCTCTGAGCATTGCGGTTGAGGAACTTGCCCGCCTCGGGGTACAATGGTTCATCCGGGTGGGAACGTGTGGGGCGATTCAGGAGGGGATAAACGTTGGGGACCTTGTCATCAGCGAAGGGGCAGTGCGCCTTGACGGGGCTTCAGAGCACTACGCTCCTCTTGCGTACCCGGCGGTTGCCGACTGGGAAACGGTGGGCATCCTCAAAAAAGCCTGTGAGGAGGCGGGGGTGCCGTACCACATCGGCATCACCTGCTCCTCGGCAACCTTTTACCCGGGCCAGGAGCGGTACGACACCTTTTCCCGGTACGTTCCAAGGAGCTTCCAGGGAAGCCTCCGGGAATGGCAGGCCCTTCGGGTCCTGAACTACGAGATGGAGGTGGCGACTCTTTTTGTCATCGCCCGGGTCTTTGGGCTCCGGGCAGGGGCGGTATGCGGTGTCCTTGTCAAAAGGACAGAAGAGGAGCATGTGGCAGAGGAAAAACTCGCTGAGGTCGAGGAGCGCCTTGCCCGGGTTGCGGCTTTGGCTGCTTCAAGGATTCTTGAGCTTTGA
- a CDS encoding MBL fold metallo-hydrolase produces the protein MEITFFGAAREVTGSSYLLRGKDARFLVDCGMFQGGREERNAPPFPFPPRDIDFILLTHAHLDHSGRIPLLVKEGFRGKIFATLPTVELCRILWLDTVKLMREEVERENRRRRRSGKPEIAPLFGEEEVEEALSLFEPVGYDEVEEEKGVQFVFRDAAHILGAAALEVWGEGTKIVFSGDIGQFGNVMEGSPPVVENADFVVVESTYGNRRHKTLEETRKEFTAVIRDAMGSCGKILIPTFVVDRAQRVLYELHLLRENLGLDCPVYFDSPLGKETTDIYLKYRHLLSGEISEFHLRDENPFAFPKLAYVTTPEESKALNDLDHAIILAGSGMCTGGRILHHLRHNLFKETTTVIFVGFQARGTLGRALVDGAKMVRIFGEEIAVRAKIATINGFSAHGDEEDLLRWIGYFQGKPTFLVTHGEEEVAETFAGLLREKGYEAFVPAFGDTFDLPRKTVVSSARPLLRENLLGKIEEELRKLREKEATLSGESEALLQSALILLREAGRLASADELPQDGV, from the coding sequence GTGGAAATCACCTTTTTCGGCGCCGCCCGGGAGGTTACGGGGTCCTCTTACCTTCTTCGGGGAAAAGATGCGAGGTTCCTTGTGGACTGCGGGATGTTCCAGGGAGGGAGAGAGGAGCGGAATGCCCCACCCTTCCCCTTTCCCCCAAGGGACATAGACTTCATTCTCCTCACCCATGCCCATCTTGATCACTCGGGGAGGATTCCCCTCCTTGTGAAGGAGGGTTTCCGGGGGAAGATTTTTGCCACCCTTCCGACCGTGGAGCTCTGCCGGATTCTCTGGCTTGATACGGTGAAGCTCATGAGGGAGGAGGTGGAGAGGGAGAACCGCCGCCGGAGGCGCTCCGGGAAGCCCGAGATTGCCCCCCTCTTTGGGGAGGAGGAGGTGGAGGAGGCGCTCTCCCTCTTTGAGCCGGTGGGGTACGATGAGGTTGAGGAGGAAAAGGGTGTGCAATTCGTCTTTCGGGATGCGGCGCACATTCTCGGGGCCGCCGCTTTGGAGGTCTGGGGTGAGGGGACGAAAATCGTATTTTCCGGTGATATCGGGCAGTTCGGCAACGTCATGGAGGGTTCACCTCCGGTTGTCGAGAACGCCGATTTCGTGGTCGTTGAATCGACTTACGGGAACCGCCGCCACAAGACCCTCGAGGAGACCCGGAAGGAGTTCACGGCTGTCATTCGGGACGCCATGGGCTCCTGTGGGAAGATTCTCATCCCCACCTTTGTGGTCGATCGAGCCCAGCGGGTTCTCTACGAGCTCCATCTCCTCCGGGAAAACCTCGGCCTTGACTGCCCGGTGTACTTCGATAGCCCCTTAGGGAAAGAGACCACCGATATCTACCTCAAGTACCGCCACCTCTTAAGTGGCGAAATCTCCGAGTTCCACCTCCGGGACGAGAACCCCTTCGCCTTTCCGAAACTCGCCTACGTCACGACTCCGGAGGAATCGAAAGCTCTGAACGATCTCGATCACGCCATTATCCTTGCCGGAAGCGGCATGTGCACCGGAGGGCGCATCCTCCATCACCTCCGGCACAACCTCTTTAAAGAGACGACCACGGTGATTTTCGTGGGCTTCCAGGCTCGGGGAACCCTTGGCCGGGCGCTCGTTGACGGGGCGAAGATGGTGCGGATTTTTGGGGAAGAGATAGCCGTTCGGGCAAAAATTGCCACCATCAACGGCTTCTCCGCCCATGGGGACGAGGAGGACCTCCTCCGCTGGATAGGGTACTTCCAAGGAAAACCAACCTTCCTTGTCACCCACGGGGAAGAGGAGGTTGCCGAAACCTTTGCCGGTCTCCTCAGGGAGAAAGGGTACGAGGCTTTTGTCCCTGCCTTTGGGGATACCTTTGATCTCCCCCGAAAGACGGTGGTCTCCTCTGCACGGCCCCTCTTGCGGGAGAACCTCCTTGGGAAGATTGAAGAGGAGCTCAGGAAACTCCGGGAAAAAGAGGCCACCTTGAGCGGGGAAAGTGAAGCGCTTCTACAGTCTGCCCTTATCCTTTTACGGGAGGCAGGGAGACTCGCCTCAGCCGATGAACTCCCGCAGGATGGAGTTTGA
- the galU gene encoding UTP--glucose-1-phosphate uridylyltransferase GalU, whose protein sequence is MERPIRKAVFPVAGLGVRLLPATKTQPKEMLPIVDRPAVQYVVEEAIASGITDLLFVTGRGKRAIEDYFDFAVELEYELKNRGKEDLLEEVRGIANSAHIFYVRQKSPRGLGDAVFQARAFIGDEPFAVLLPDDIIAGDPPCLAQMLALFAERPGVYVALIEVPKEEVSQWGIVKGREISPGLYLLEDLVEKPEPQEAPSNLAVVGRYLLPPSIFDALAETPPGKGGEIQLTDAIRRLLGKEPVYGYCFQGEYFGVGSKLGYLKANVALALRRKDLAPEFRAFLRELVERGLV, encoded by the coding sequence ATGGAAAGGCCGATTAGGAAAGCGGTTTTCCCGGTGGCTGGACTCGGCGTGCGCCTTCTGCCGGCCACGAAAACGCAGCCGAAGGAAATGCTCCCCATAGTCGATCGGCCGGCGGTCCAGTACGTGGTGGAGGAGGCGATTGCCTCAGGAATCACGGATCTACTCTTCGTCACCGGGCGGGGGAAGCGGGCCATTGAGGACTACTTTGACTTTGCGGTGGAGCTTGAGTACGAGCTCAAGAATCGGGGGAAAGAAGACCTCCTTGAGGAGGTTCGGGGTATTGCGAATTCTGCCCATATCTTCTACGTCCGGCAGAAATCTCCTCGAGGCCTGGGGGATGCCGTCTTCCAGGCGAGGGCCTTCATCGGCGATGAGCCCTTTGCCGTTCTCCTTCCCGATGACATCATTGCCGGCGATCCCCCCTGCCTTGCGCAAATGCTTGCCCTTTTTGCAGAACGCCCGGGCGTGTATGTGGCCCTCATCGAGGTTCCAAAAGAGGAGGTTTCCCAGTGGGGCATCGTGAAAGGAAGAGAAATTTCCCCGGGCCTTTACCTTCTTGAGGACCTTGTGGAAAAGCCCGAGCCCCAGGAGGCTCCCTCGAACCTTGCCGTGGTGGGGCGGTACCTTTTGCCTCCCTCCATCTTTGATGCCCTCGCGGAGACCCCACCGGGCAAGGGAGGGGAAATCCAGCTCACCGATGCCATCCGGAGGCTCCTCGGGAAAGAGCCGGTGTACGGGTACTGCTTCCAGGGGGAGTACTTCGGGGTGGGGAGTAAGCTCGGGTACCTGAAGGCCAATGTCGCCCTTGCCCTCCGGCGAAAAGACCTTGCTCCAGAATTTCGGGCTTTCCTTCGGGAGCTTGTGGAAAGGGGGCTTGTGTAG
- a CDS encoding DUF5317 domain-containing protein, with protein MMLVDFFLAGLLLGLLFGGKLRGLSRLPSPFLPMVVGGFLVRFLALGFSERLVPLSQAIGMALVFLGTLFGIRLFGMPLVSLGAFCNFLVVAANGGRMPASGEMAERLGLFFIAERLRRGLYPEYILMGEGTRLNFLGDILPYFSLLFRRPFVVSVGDYLLGIGIFLVLFSQLRKGERDGKAD; from the coding sequence ATGATGCTCGTTGATTTTTTCCTTGCGGGACTCCTCCTTGGTCTTCTTTTTGGGGGAAAACTCAGGGGGCTCTCCCGCCTTCCTTCCCCCTTTCTCCCGATGGTGGTGGGAGGGTTTCTCGTTCGCTTTCTTGCCCTTGGGTTCTCCGAGAGGCTTGTTCCTCTTTCCCAGGCCATCGGCATGGCGCTTGTCTTTTTGGGGACGCTTTTTGGGATTCGCCTTTTCGGCATGCCCCTTGTGAGTCTCGGGGCCTTCTGCAACTTCCTGGTGGTGGCGGCAAACGGTGGGAGGATGCCGGCATCAGGCGAAATGGCCGAGCGCTTGGGGCTTTTTTTCATTGCCGAGCGCCTCAGGAGGGGCTTATATCCTGAGTACATCCTCATGGGGGAGGGAACGCGCCTCAACTTCCTGGGGGATATCCTTCCTTACTTTTCCCTTCTTTTTCGGCGGCCCTTTGTGGTGAGCGTTGGCGACTACCTCCTTGGGATTGGTATTTTCCTCGTGCTCTTTTCGCAGCTCCGAAAGGGGGAGAGGGATGGAAAGGCCGATTAG